CTACgacagatattttcagttctttcagggatttcgctcaagtcgcttcttcactttttgaacaatttcacgTGATGTTGCAGTCGTTttatgaccacctccatgacgtttcacgATGCTACCTGTATCATTATAACGAGTAATGACGAGTAATGgtacgataaacaaaaacttgatttaaaaactttgatttcacgaatcgctggttgtgattatgaagcgaaataaaatgcaatcacactattacacttgaaatccattactgattttcttttttcgcgttttgtctcggcaaaatgcttccgcgcgcttgtaaacaatactcttgACTGTCATTTAGTTAACAGACAGCTGACGCATGGGCAATCTGAAGttcgttacacttcgagtgccgggccCTATATTGTGCACTTACGTTTATATTcccttgaaaaaaatgtatacacacacatatatatgtacatagatcaCACCTAAACACCTGCGAATATCGCAAAGAAAGccacaaaaaacaagaaatcaaATTCAAGTTAGAGAGTCGCACGCTCATATCCACAAACGATGTACACATGTGTTGTTCATAGCAATTACTTGGTTATCGCGCGGTTGATTGGCAACTAAGATAACTTTAATGCCTCTCAATGGGGGAGTTGAAAAGCTGCAACAGTAATTTTAACTAGTCAGTATGTTTCTAAATGTGATCGCTACTATAACTCGGTCGGTGCGTGCAAAATTCTAACAAAgcaagtaaacaaaaacaaagcgacACTAGAGTTTTACTATTTACGAGTACCATACtcaatatacttacatatgatTAGATGTACGACtacaattcataaaaatttccgcACTATCGCCTCTCGGCAATCAGTaactaaaaagaaattaaaaaacatagaATCATAAAAATACGCAAATCAATTTGCCAACGAGCAGCCTTAAGTATGACATTAGCACTCACTCACGATGACGGACATTGATGAGAAACGAATACTGGATACACCATCAACCACGAGCTCTAACACTTCTTTGGATCCTGCAGTGGAATTCTCCAAGCCGGCTTGTAGTGCAAGTACAATGCCTGCCGCAACCGATGAAGTGCATACAGTAGCGTCTTCGCCGGAGGAACCACTTGCACCGCAATCGAACCGTCATTTGCGCCGACGGATTATGTCCTTAGAATTGCCGGTGTTTTTGCTCTTCCTTGCCACAATGATAACGGGTCCCGTGATGCTGAATCAGGAGCTCTATCAAACCTGTGTGGCTGTATATCATTACAATGCGAGTGATTGTGAGCCTCTGCGCGGTATTATTCCCAAGACGGAGGAGGCGAaagtgagtgttttttttttgtttctatttttatattatttttaagtgtATCGGCATTACAGTTAAgttcaaatcataaaaataatctTTACGGTCCATTTGTTTAtaccttttaattttattgctcaTAAACACAATTTATTCCTTTTAACTTTTTGGGgcttttcacttattttaaatataaaatattataattcgaTTTCTCATAATAGAGATGATTAAactctaatatttttaaaagtcatTCCAAATTTCCGCAATCAAAATTACcccaaaaacactaaaaattgaATTTCGCACGGCTGTGTGGTAATTAATAATGGTTACTTCTCAATTTACGAACGCAGAGATTTAACTTTTACACGCACTTTTACATTAAAGCGGCTCTGTGTGATTCCTTTCTCCACTTAAATTTAGGCACTGAAGGCGTCGCTCAAACTTAAGCTAAGCTTATTTGTGTAAATCACTTCTCAAATATAAGTTTTGGCAGCTAGTTTACATGCTTGTaatcttattattattagttcaGAAACTCCGCAACTTTCCAAATTTTCCCATAGGACTATGAGTTGATTAACGTTAATTCataacttgaaaaatatttccgctttacacaaaaaaataatgaggAAATTTAAGTACATTTAAAAGATTCCAAATCTGTATGAATACTCTTCGCCCAATAATACTTTCGATTGACAAATATGATTATCTAAACCTAAATTTTTGCCGTAACTACCAATTTGAGAATTAAtttgcggccgctgtagccgaatgggttggtgcgtgactaccattcggtagtgcgaAAATCCGGTCATGAAACACTAAATAATCGACAAATTGTTTTCGATGAAAAAGTTCCCCATAAAAAgccatctaccgttcggaggcggcataaaattgtaggccccccatgtctgtacgttgtccgcgcatcactacgaaacgacaacaccaaatgacgtaaaaatttgtatacattcatattttcactcaatgaaggttataggcatgtttttataatggaactcccttcccacagccccccaggccgcgccaccactctcattcgtctctaataatcgaatatttgcttaaattgaatctaaaaaatcttagtttttcctatttcccactatttatagcacactctagacttcataatccgcataagctgttcaactatgacccaaatgcaaagttcaaaaacggtccgagatagaaaattaataaaaataatttttcttgatatttttctgattggttgctttgattttattcaacgaggcatagcaacggatgccgggtattgtaatattatggttattaataaaaagtattttctatgaaattattgtttgtaattcttttatataggtacatatcctaaatccctcaaaactactcctacgcgagcggggccgcgggttaaagttggtatatatatataattggcgcgtacaccctttttgggtgtttggccgagctcctcctcctttttgtggtgtgcgtcttgatgttgttccacaaatggagggacctacagttttaaaccgactcctaacggcaaatattttttatgagagctttttcatggcagaaatacacttggaggtttgccattgcctgccgaggggcgaccgctattagaaaaaagggttttcttaattttgatctttcaccgagattcgagcctacgttctctctgtgaattccgaatcgtaatcacgcaccaacccattcggctacggcggccgtctttgtacatatgtatacctgaactaaaataaaactggaaatattaaaaaaaaattaatatttttttaaacacattaatttaattagagACCAAATTGGGAAAGAAACTTTCACAATTCATTGTATTGCAGTATagccaaatttcaattttaaaatcaaatactcgtatcaaaaaattaaataaataataaaaattatcaaaaagatttctaaaatatctaaataaaaattacaggTAAAAAATTAGTGGTCTTATGGTATACATAATTTAACTCacataaaatgaaaatcaaatttggttcatatacatatatttttattttgcgaattTCCTATTGAATTAGAGTCTGGCGACTATGCGGACCACTTCATGACCACTCTTCTAACAGCTATCAAAACCTGCCTAAATTTGCTAGCACATAAGTTGTCGTCTTCCATGTCACCTACTGGTAGGAAGGTTTTAGTTGAAGTGGGCAACTAAGGAGGGGTTCCTTCACTAGAGTATCAAACCAAGATCAATTGCTACATTGAACCCTCGATGAATATCGTCTAATATACCGACGATTCCAATAATTGTCGAcatattgttgtttctgatgtaGCGGAGCctcttttcaagccattgcttcgcttgaacggtatttttccccatcaagaagcatCCCTAtcgttttgatccattgttttgaaaataacaaaagtaccatcactcttagcacaataactcgcGAACTATTAATAGAATAGAAATTTtaacatgaaattttaacagctgtctttttaaggttagtactaattgAAAAtaaggtgaatgcaataaaactattgCCATATATGAACAGGCCCATGTGTTATGTACATGCGTATCTCAATTGTTTTAGTGATAGGTATACTCATCAGTTTGAGTAAAgatcaatgaaaataaaaacagccCAATATCGACGCAAAAGTTTTGTCATGATACGCAATTATCTAAATGTAAATTCTACGGGGAATCATCCGCTGCCCAACAAcaatttcacacattttatttgtgttatgtGGTCATTGTTTATTTAACAACTTTATCTTTTCTCGGAttataataaaatgttcaaGGAATCCAATCTAAGTACcgttggaaaaaaaataaattcatcaaATATTATTTGTAACATCCAATCGGGCATTCAGCTGCCGTTCCGGTTGACCGACAATTTGGCAAAATGTTTTAAAGTTATTATTGAAATTGTTAGTAAGTAGATGGGTAGGGTTTTGGTAACACGAGTATAGAGATATagtatttcctttttatatgGTACTAACCATAGCTTccaccgtagctgaatgggttggtgtgtatATGTTTGTTTGACTCCAAAAATAACAGCCAGTCAAAATTAACTTTTACTAAAAtgtttatgatatgtttattgAATAATATAGTAGAGACTTTGAGCTGTTTTTCATTCAAACACAATGCACAACCGAGGATGgttgtttcgccttctcacattagcgcCCTTTCAAACGGAAATTCGGGACCTACCCAGAGAGTACTTGGGcgaagcccggaagttgtgagctactTGGACCGTATGCAGAAGAATTGTCCACATGAATGACAATCAGGTACTtttcccacttgcgtggacctCTACACACGGACCTCTCCGAACCTGATGTTACAAAACGTGATTTCAGACAGGATGACTTGCTGTCGCGTAACTTCTTTCAATTGATGTTGGAAAaaatcgtgcgagccgcagaacttaatcgctcagacaaatgaacgaggacaaaacaaacagTCGACGTACTCGCGTATTGGTACCCACATCTCTGttggcagttatgatttcgaggttgtaagagactaggaaccagcattaataaCAATCAAAATGTCAGCCGTAAAATCCAAAGagggaatctctcttgccaacaagtgctattttCGGCTAAGTtgacaattgagtagtaaagtcctctctagaCGAACAAACCTAActactctataaggctctcatcatgcccgtcctaacgcatggcgcagaagcttggacgatgacaacatccgatgagtgtttgagagaaagattctgcggaagatttttagacctttgcacgttggcaacggcgagtatcgcaggcaatggaacgatgagctgtataagctttacgacgacatagacatagtgcagcgaataaaaaccCAGCGGCTACGATGGCTGTGTCATGTCGTTCGGATGGATACAAACGATCCGGCtcggaaagtattcgatgcgataccagttGATGTTAGCAAAGGAAGAGAAAGGAAGGTTATTTATTTAGTCTATGCGCAGAAGTTTCTTATCGAATATAACGGGAAGTGGAGTAACTATCGACTAAGAtttaaatacctaaaaaatagaatataaagCAATTGAAGATACACttcttcttcgcataagttACACGCGTCGTTCTAGTCCAATCCCATTTTAGCTGCGCGATGTGGAGTGCGACAATGTCTAGTCAGTACTACatacaatattttacattccttcctTGAGAGTGATAGAATAAAGTTGGTTGTTTTCGTGTTGCAAGTTCGTAGGattattttggcaatcctgtGGGAGGTCGAGGCTTCCCATACAACTGAGCTCCTAGACTTAGTTCCTCGTCTAGTTCCATCTTCCAAACTTGGAATGAGGGATATGTGTTCGACGTATTCCTCCCAGGCAAGCAGGCGGCTGCCTTAGCAAACTCGTGAACTATCTCATTTCGCTCTATTCCCTTGTGCCCTGGGATCCAGTAAATTGTGACCTGTCCATTCTCCAAGAACTTCAATTTCGTTCAAACGTTGCAACAAAGAATGAGATATGTTGTAAGACGTCAGCAAGATATTGTGAGTTTTCGTATACGTGATTTTAAAGCACTTTTTGATGTTTAAAGAAGGTCGAACATGGGATCCAAATACGTCATGTGGTTCGTAAACTTAGGACAAACAGTTCGCAAAACGAAAGAGCTACTTATATCAGTTATAAGCAAAGCAGGCAGTACCAACAGTCCCTTGGAGAACACCAGAAGAGGTTGCGAAGAAATGTTCAGAAGAAATGCCGTCAATTGTTACAAcggaatatattttatataagtaaGACTTAAAGCTTAGAAACACAtacagaaaaatgtaaatattagtgAAGAATGCCAAACTTCATTAAAAGCTTTAGAGAAATCAGCTTAAACGCAATCAAAATTTGACGCAAAGTACAAATACTCTCAAGGAGTTTCTACACAGTGCATAGCTAAgtctataattaaaaacatcatTCTTACTGCCACCTTTGTGACTTGGGCTGATGGAGGTAAATTTCTAATCAGCtatgaaaattttagaagacaaggaaaagtttaaaattttttgtaggtGAAAAAGGGTAgtacaatttttcattaaaagaaCTGAAAGCCGGTCAATGTCCTTCAAACAATGCAACATCGCCACAAAGATGACTTATCATtattatgcattttatttattttctttaatttaatacgaggtggctcaactaaaaatttgttgaattttagtaatttttaatcatctgttcgtaaaacttgcaaattgttactggttttgctttcatatatttttttgatatttttctctttgaaatcGAATTCTAGGAAATTAAATTACTGGATAATAtttacatgaacagacctattTTGTAGCCTTTTTCcctgcattttatttaattttcttcacttatttgtgataattttcttaatttactcTACTACAATGCATTTAAATTAGTTTCAATtgtattcaaattcaaaattgcatgcactcattttttttttaggtgaTCGAAAAGAGTCTTCAACCTTACGTGGCGCAAATAACTATGACTAACTCTATGCTAAATAATATTTGGCCAGGATGTATCGTTCTCTTCGTTGGGCCATGGTCAGATAAATTTGGACGACGACCAGTGCTTTTGGTGGCTTTCATCGGTACGTCAAACAATTAAAATCTCTAATATCTAATTGTTAGCATTTTCACCTTCATAGCTGCATTTCTCGGTCACGTGATAACTGCAACATTAGTTAGCGTTTCCGCAATGCTATCGCTGAATCCTTGGTTCTACATAATGGGCGGCATTCCATCCGCACTTGTTGGCGGTGGCAACTCATTGATTACCGTCGTCTTCTGTTATATATCTGATGTCTCTGATATGGAAAGTAAACCCAAGCGGTGAGAAACTGACATGAAAGATCCTCCATTTTACTagaagtattttaatttattctctCTTCTCTTTCCCTGCTCTTTAAGGATGTTCTATATTGATATGGTTATGGGTGTGGGTGTAGTACTTGGCAATGTGTTGAGCAGTTACTTGTTGCGGCTCACGAGCGTTGCTATGGTGTGTGCCACGGCTGCCACGCTTGTGTTTATCGCTTTActctacattttattttttattggagaAAGTTTGGATGTCGAGGAAACAAGCTTTGCGGTAAAGAAGACAGCTtcctgtattttaatttttaaattgaataagaattgattcatatttaatatttttattccagCATAAAGCAAAACGCTTCTTTGATGTCCACCTTATCAAGGACCTAGTGAAGACTTGTGTGGCACGACGTCCAAACTATGGACGCGCCATAATCGGTTGCACAATTTCCATTTCAACAGTAACGACTTTCATAATGTGTGAGTatcaaatacgagtatatactcCTCATGTACCTACCTTTGGCTATGTCTACGACAATCATTAATTCACTATACTTATTATTTTGCAGACGGTGAGCTTGGTATATTTTACTTGTTCTTGCGCACTAAATTCAATGTAACTTTGCAACAGTACACGTATTATAATGCCACTGTAATAACGATAAAAATGCTGGGATGTGGCATTGCTTTTGGGGTCTTCAGAAAGGTAATTAAAGGGTAGTCCGTTGTTCTtggcacataaataaatagtaaaatttcCTACAAAATATAATCAATTCCAGCTGTTCAAGATATCTTTTTCCGCAATTGCTATGATGGGTCTAGCTGGTTGTTTTTTTGATAGTTTGACTCGTGGTTTGGCGCAGAGTTTCTGGCAAATGTATATGGCATCCGCCTTTggacttatgtctggcataacCGGTCCCATGTTGCAAgcaattgtttcgttagctgtgccATCAAATGAAATTggtaacaaaatacaaaaaaaaaaataactgtaaaaattattatgtatgtattttgcagGTAAAGTGTATTCCTTATCATCCTGCATACACACACTGACACCACTAGCTGCTGCACCTTTATATACGCTCATCTACAGCCGTACTCTGAATTTTTATCCTGGATTGTATAATTTCATCAGTTCAGGACTGTATGTGGAGTGCTTCGTTGTAATGAcgtaagtttgaaaaaaattaatacgtcTCTACGCattcacaaaatattatattatatttaaactcATTTGCTCCTGCTTCTCAACAGGATAATATACATTTTCGAGCGACGAGTTGCTAAGAGGATACCCCATCCTGAAGCAGAAAAGGGAGAGTCGGAAAAAGCTCAAACGGAAGATTCTCCAACTGAAAACTCTCAGTCAACACAAGCACAGTAAAGAACATATATATGTGAGTTTGTGTATGCGCCAAAGATTTTGTATACAAGTATACTTAAGTAGCTTAGAAATGAGAGTATGTGATAATTGttaaataagtaattttaaaaaatatgtatttcgagAATATTCAAGAAGGGAGTTTTCCCAGTACATAGCGCTCAAATTGTACCTCACATACGCGTAAGCGTAGTACAAAAATGAGAGAAACAAAAACGTTATTAGTATATTTTAAAAGACAGGAATAACACTAATTGTCTTGTTAGTGTATGGAAATCGATAGAATCATATTTCGGAGGTCATAAtcgtacctatatatatatacattttattggcCGAAGGAAAGCTACAGATTTTATCAAAGGTCATTATGGATAGTTTTTAAAAGCACAATTTCTCGAGAgactagaaaaaatatataaaatatgtatcttGATGTCATTGGATAGGTAATAAAACTACTTTTACACATATTTTGTCAAGTGCATGAAAAACGTGTTTACATAAAAGAATTATaaagatatttaataaaaagatttttttaaatcacattatttatttctatttcatatttctcttcTAAATAACTAACTCGATTTTCCTCAAATTGAAGGGtacaaaagtttttattttttctttatatgaaataaacattaattaataaaaaaacattacagtATTAAGGATTCTAGATGCTATCGACTTTGTTACCTTGGGCTTTTGAAGAATGGCATTGCtgacaacaaaaaattgttgaaggGGAAGAAGATGAATATGGAATGTAATTCTCTCCATAGAAGTGGCgaatgtttgttttatttttaatgcggATAATTACTTTTCAGTTTCAgtgttattttttaagttaatcGGAAGATATCTGCCATACATATAAAAACTTCATTCATTCCTAATGtaattatagatttttttgctaataactttttttcacatGTTTGTGTCTAAATTGTCTGCTAAACTTTCCATTACTACCACGATATACTGCGATGGTGGACGGAGGGGCAGGGGGCGTGtcactatttgtaaaaatatttttgtttttgtaacatgtacatatatacatttcgAAACAA
The sequence above is drawn from the Anastrepha obliqua isolate idAnaObli1 chromosome 4, idAnaObli1_1.0, whole genome shotgun sequence genome and encodes:
- the LOC129245000 gene encoding proton-coupled folate transporter-like; the encoded protein is MTDIDEKRILDTPSTTSSNTSLDPAVEFSKPACSASTMPAATDEVHTVASSPEEPLAPQSNRHLRRRIMSLELPVFLLFLATMITGPVMLNQELYQTCVAVYHYNASDCEPLRGIIPKTEEAKVIEKSLQPYVAQITMTNSMLNNIWPGCIVLFVGPWSDKFGRRPVLLVAFIAAFLGHVITATLVSVSAMLSLNPWFYIMGGIPSALVGGGNSLITVVFCYISDVSDMESKPKRMFYIDMVMGVGVVLGNVLSSYLLRLTSVAMVCATAATLVFIALLYILFFIGESLDVEETSFAHKAKRFFDVHLIKDLVKTCVARRPNYGRAIIGCTISISTVTTFIMYGELGIFYLFLRTKFNVTLQQYTYYNATVITIKMLGCGIAFGVFRKLFKISFSAIAMMGLAGCFFDSLTRGLAQSFWQMYMASAFGLMSGITGPMLQAIVSLAVPSNEIGKVYSLSSCIHTLTPLAAAPLYTLIYSRTLNFYPGLYNFISSGLYVECFVVMTIIYIFERRVAKRIPHPEAEKGESEKAQTEDSPTENSQSTQAQ